In the genome of Actinomadura graeca, one region contains:
- the rpmE gene encoding 50S ribosomal protein L31: protein MKPDIHPNYVVTTVTCTCGNTFETRSTAENGVIHADVCSNCHPFYTGKQKILDTGGRVARFEQRFGKKKAGK from the coding sequence ATGAAGCCCGACATCCACCCGAACTACGTCGTCACGACCGTGACGTGTACGTGCGGCAACACCTTCGAGACCCGCAGCACCGCCGAGAACGGCGTGATCCACGCCGACGTGTGCTCGAACTGCCACCCGTTCTACACGGGCAAGCAGAAGATCCTCGACACCGGCGGCCGGGTCGCGCGCTTCGAGCAGCGCTTCGGCAAGAAGAAGGCCGGCAAGTAG
- a CDS encoding response regulator transcription factor → MRVVIAEDSVLLREGLVRLLADAGIETAATVGDGPGLLGIVDEHAPDLAIVDVRMPPSFTDEGLRAALAVRERRPGTPILVLSQYVEERYATDLIGGGAEGVGYLLKERVSDVADFIDAVRRIAAGGTVIDPEVIGQLLGRRRTGDPLEALTPREHEVLGLMAQGRSNGAIANDLVVTEGAVEKHISNIFMKLDLQPAQGGHRRVMAVLAYLGRADA, encoded by the coding sequence ATGCGGGTAGTGATCGCCGAGGATTCGGTGCTGTTGCGGGAAGGGCTCGTCCGGCTGCTCGCCGACGCGGGGATCGAGACCGCGGCGACGGTCGGGGACGGGCCGGGGCTGCTCGGCATCGTCGACGAGCACGCCCCCGACCTGGCCATCGTGGACGTGCGGATGCCGCCGTCGTTCACCGACGAGGGGCTGCGCGCGGCGCTGGCGGTCCGCGAGCGCAGGCCGGGGACCCCGATCCTCGTCCTGTCGCAGTACGTGGAGGAGCGGTACGCGACCGACCTCATCGGCGGCGGCGCCGAGGGCGTCGGCTACCTGCTGAAGGAGCGGGTGTCCGACGTCGCGGACTTCATCGACGCGGTCCGCCGCATCGCCGCCGGGGGGACGGTCATCGACCCCGAGGTCATCGGGCAGCTGCTCGGCCGACGCCGCACCGGCGACCCGCTGGAGGCGCTGACGCCGCGGGAGCACGAGGTCCTCGGGCTGATGGCGCAGGGACGGTCGAACGGGGCCATCGCGAACGACCTGGTGGTCACCGAGGGCGCCGTGGAGAAGCACATCTCCAACATCTTCATGAAGCTCGACCTGCAGCCCGCGCAGGGCGGCCACCGGCGCGTCATGGCCGTCCTCGCCTACCTGGGCCGCGCGGACGCCTGA
- the prfA gene encoding peptide chain release factor 1 — protein MNLDDLISEYAGIEVRLADPSVHADQNLARRLGKRYAELRPIVETHRDLAVTEDDLAAARELAREDEAFAAEATELEKRREDLEERLRRLLVPRDPSDGKDVILEVKAGEGGEESALFAGDLLRMYLRYAERSGWKTEVLDSHPSDLGGYKDVTVAVKAKGGQEEGVWTRLKFEGGVHRVQRVPATESQGRIHTSAVGVLVTPEAEDVDVQIDPNDLRIDVYRSSGPGGQSVNTTDSAVRITHVPTGTVVSCQNEKSQLQNKEQALRILRSRLLAMAQEEADAAAAAERKSQVRTVDRSERVRTYNYPENRISDHRVGYKAYNLDQVLDGDLHNVTQALVDADMERRLAEAQGS, from the coding sequence GTGAATCTCGACGATCTCATCAGCGAATACGCGGGCATCGAGGTACGGCTCGCCGATCCGTCCGTCCATGCCGACCAGAACCTGGCACGCAGGCTCGGCAAGCGCTACGCCGAGCTGCGGCCGATCGTCGAGACCCACCGTGACCTGGCGGTGACCGAGGACGACCTCGCCGCCGCGCGCGAGCTGGCCCGGGAGGACGAGGCGTTCGCCGCCGAGGCCACCGAGCTGGAGAAGCGCCGGGAGGACCTGGAGGAGCGGCTGCGGCGGCTGCTCGTCCCGCGCGACCCGAGCGACGGCAAGGACGTCATCCTGGAGGTCAAGGCGGGGGAGGGCGGCGAGGAGTCGGCGCTGTTCGCCGGGGACCTGCTCCGGATGTACCTGCGGTACGCCGAGCGCTCGGGCTGGAAGACGGAGGTCCTCGACTCCCACCCGTCCGACCTGGGCGGTTACAAGGACGTCACCGTCGCGGTGAAGGCGAAGGGCGGCCAGGAGGAGGGGGTCTGGACGCGGCTGAAGTTCGAGGGCGGCGTCCACCGGGTGCAGCGGGTGCCCGCCACCGAGTCGCAGGGCCGCATCCACACCAGCGCCGTCGGCGTCCTGGTGACGCCCGAGGCCGAGGACGTCGATGTCCAGATCGACCCGAACGACCTGCGCATCGACGTGTACCGCTCGTCCGGTCCGGGCGGGCAGAGCGTGAACACCACCGACTCGGCCGTGCGGATCACCCACGTGCCTACGGGGACCGTGGTCTCCTGCCAGAACGAGAAGAGCCAGCTGCAGAACAAAGAGCAGGCGCTGCGGATCCTGCGGTCGCGGCTGCTGGCGATGGCGCAGGAGGAGGCGGACGCGGCGGCCGCGGCCGAGCGCAAGAGCCAGGTCCGCACCGTCGACCGGTCCGAGCGCGTCCGCACCTACAACTACCCGGAGAACCGGATCTCCGACCACCGCGTCGGCTACAAGGCGTACAACCTCGACCAGGTCCTGGACGGCGACCTGCACAACGTGACGCAGGCGCTGGTCGACGCCGACATGGAACGCCGGCTGGCCGAAGCCCAAGGATCATGA